One region of Armatimonadota bacterium genomic DNA includes:
- the ruvX gene encoding Holliday junction resolvase RuvX: protein MRVLGVDFGGRHIGLATGESEFGIVSAKPNLDASGTLALDAKALVEIAAAENADAIVIGLALDSGEETKMSRVCRMLGDEIVKLDRRVEYVDESLTSGESEQAMQDAGLKASERRRKVDGEAACRILERFFDQER from the coding sequence ATGAGGGTTCTCGGCGTCGATTTCGGCGGCAGGCACATCGGACTCGCTACAGGCGAGTCCGAATTCGGAATCGTGAGTGCGAAACCGAACCTCGACGCGTCTGGAACTCTAGCTCTCGACGCGAAGGCGCTTGTCGAGATCGCCGCTGCCGAAAACGCCGATGCCATCGTGATTGGACTAGCGCTTGATTCGGGCGAGGAGACTAAGATGTCGCGCGTATGCAGAATGCTTGGCGACGAAATCGTGAAGCTCGACAGACGGGTCGAGTACGTCGATGAGTCCCTGACCAGCGGCGAGTCGGAACAAGCGATGCAGGACGCAGGGCTGAAGGCTAGCGAACGACGAAGAAAGGTGGACGGCGAGGCAGCGTGCAGGATTTTGGAGAGGTTCTTTGACCAAGAGAGGTAA
- the mltG gene encoding endolytic transglycosylase MltG, which yields MTKRGKRWLYFSGGLTVGLVVAGLLTRSWYIEGLRPTPPGEEFLIRYDRGSTFFGAVADLALRGVIRNERVFLLYCRLQKKGVPPSSGTYRFHPGMTTDEILKAMNSPLVQMVRIPEGWWIARAAQVLEDHNVCSAEEYIALANDPSKFEDAVDFPLPEGSLEGYLYPDTYDFPPLLGAKNVILMQLRTFETKVLDEFVKLSKWDEDVGLRAGWAPPDVRYFITIASMIELEAAVEKDRPMIAGVIENRLKANMTLDIDATIMYALQEWRTLEAGETRTVDSPYNTYRNSGLPPGPIGSPAWRSIKAAINPAEHDYYYYYAPPGSMEHIFTKSYDEHRRAIRNPDQFIPPAEVAQP from the coding sequence TTGACCAAGAGAGGTAAACGCTGGCTGTACTTTTCCGGAGGCCTGACCGTCGGCCTCGTGGTAGCCGGCCTCCTGACCCGGTCATGGTACATCGAGGGGTTGAGGCCGACCCCGCCGGGCGAAGAGTTTCTCATCCGGTACGACAGAGGGTCTACGTTTTTTGGCGCGGTCGCCGATCTTGCCCTGCGCGGCGTGATCCGCAACGAGCGCGTGTTTCTGCTGTACTGCCGCCTGCAGAAGAAAGGCGTGCCGCCGTCTTCTGGCACGTATCGATTTCACCCGGGAATGACGACCGACGAGATCTTGAAGGCGATGAATTCGCCGCTCGTGCAGATGGTGCGCATTCCTGAAGGCTGGTGGATCGCGCGCGCAGCGCAGGTGCTGGAGGACCACAACGTCTGTTCGGCTGAAGAGTACATTGCGCTTGCAAACGATCCCTCGAAGTTTGAAGACGCAGTCGACTTTCCTTTGCCTGAGGGTTCGCTAGAAGGGTATCTCTATCCCGACACGTACGACTTTCCTCCGCTGCTCGGTGCCAAGAACGTTATCCTGATGCAACTGCGGACGTTCGAAACAAAGGTGTTGGACGAGTTCGTTAAGTTATCCAAGTGGGACGAAGACGTAGGTTTGCGGGCGGGGTGGGCGCCACCAGATGTACGCTACTTCATCACTATTGCATCGATGATCGAGCTGGAGGCCGCAGTCGAGAAGGACCGGCCGATGATCGCCGGCGTGATCGAAAACCGCCTCAAGGCAAACATGACGCTCGACATAGACGCGACGATCATGTACGCGCTACAGGAGTGGCGCACGCTTGAAGCAGGGGAGACGCGAACCGTCGACTCGCCATACAACACGTACCGCAACAGTGGCCTGCCGCCGGGGCCGATCGGTTCGCCGGCGTGGCGAAGCATCAAGGCAGCGATAAACCCCGCCGAGCACGATTACTACTATTACTATGCGCCGCCCGGTAGCATGGAGCACATCTTCACGAAGAGCTACGACGAGCATCGCAGGGCGATTCGCAACCCTGACCAGTTCATTCCGCCAGCCGAGGTAGCACAGCCTTGA
- a CDS encoding YqeG family HAD IIIA-type phosphatase, with protein sequence MSRFQTGKYARDEMPSMLRKFSPHESLATVQEVNLEALKASGKTLIMLDVDNTLLPWRGNDVPSAVLKWLAQGKSLGFQFCILSNTRHPERLKVLSEMLGVQYIRAKFKPSRQMYFMALERYNVAAEEAVMIGDQLLTDVLGANRAGIDAIWIRPVAKREFLGTRIVSRNIERVIGRVIFDFIEQPAGSKPGFFRGDLFWQVLKFGIVGGSSFVIDYSIKMTLRFAIPYGDGQMSDALGRWLVDNLPTLFGFAAREPILAAIVPISGVAAAVAIVNSFVWNRRWTFRIRSKEERGIQFGKFLMVAVTGLVLNTALTTFFSAVMPGGERWSFRLAIIFAAATVAVWNFTGQRFYAFKKTP encoded by the coding sequence TTGAGCCGATTCCAAACCGGCAAGTACGCACGCGACGAAATGCCGAGCATGCTGCGCAAGTTCAGCCCGCACGAGTCTCTCGCGACAGTCCAAGAAGTGAACCTTGAAGCACTGAAGGCATCCGGCAAGACGTTGATCATGCTCGACGTGGACAACACGCTTCTGCCGTGGCGGGGCAACGACGTTCCGTCCGCCGTGTTGAAGTGGCTGGCGCAGGGGAAGTCCCTTGGCTTCCAGTTCTGCATCCTCAGCAACACCCGCCACCCGGAGCGTCTCAAGGTTCTGAGCGAAATGCTCGGCGTGCAGTACATCCGCGCGAAGTTCAAGCCGAGCAGACAGATGTACTTCATGGCGTTGGAAAGATACAACGTCGCTGCAGAGGAGGCGGTGATGATCGGCGACCAGCTCTTGACGGACGTGCTTGGCGCAAACCGCGCAGGGATCGACGCGATATGGATACGCCCTGTCGCCAAGCGCGAGTTTCTTGGAACGCGGATCGTCAGTCGGAACATCGAGCGCGTGATCGGTCGAGTGATCTTCGACTTCATCGAGCAGCCTGCGGGCAGCAAGCCGGGGTTCTTTCGTGGAGACCTGTTCTGGCAGGTTTTGAAGTTTGGCATCGTCGGCGGGTCATCGTTCGTGATCGACTACAGCATCAAGATGACTCTGCGCTTCGCAATACCGTACGGCGACGGTCAGATGAGCGACGCGCTTGGCCGGTGGTTGGTCGACAACCTGCCGACGCTCTTTGGATTCGCTGCTCGTGAGCCGATTCTTGCTGCCATAGTTCCGATCTCGGGCGTCGCAGCGGCGGTCGCGATCGTCAACAGCTTCGTCTGGAATCGCAGGTGGACGTTCAGGATTCGCAGCAAGGAGGAGCGAGGAATCCAGTTCGGGAAGTTCCTGATGGTAGCTGTCACTGGACTGGTCTTGAACACGGCGCTCACGACGTTCTTCTCGGCGGTTATGCCTGGCGGCGAAAGGTGGTCGTTCCGGCTTGCGATCATTTTCGCCGCTGCAACCGTTGCGGTATGGAATTTTACAGGTCAGCGCTTCTACGCGTTCAAGAAAACACCATGA
- a CDS encoding shikimate dehydrogenase — protein MNEAHEWRSAPAAKYAVVGDPVAHSLSPQMQNAAFRAHGLADEYIAVRVPLEEFDEAMEHLLSLRYFGVNVTIPLKEAAFRWAMNTPDLERRMGVVNTLRLSDREAINTDAPGFLDVIKSLDVATPCRLLLLGAGGTAQAFIVALADAGFEVACWNRTRKKIDAVVEQRGVSATVLDVPDPDGCQIIVNATSASMAGESLPVLWDQAPEGAVAIDVFYADGPTVFQSEAQRYGIQVALDGRALLVAQGARSFEWWTGKSAPREAMLKAVQ, from the coding sequence ATGAACGAAGCACACGAATGGCGGAGCGCTCCCGCAGCAAAGTACGCGGTTGTCGGCGATCCCGTCGCCCACTCGCTCTCCCCACAGATGCAGAACGCCGCGTTCCGCGCGCATGGCCTGGCCGATGAATACATCGCTGTTCGCGTGCCGCTCGAGGAGTTCGACGAGGCGATGGAGCATCTCTTGTCACTCCGTTATTTCGGAGTCAACGTGACCATTCCGCTCAAGGAAGCGGCGTTCCGATGGGCGATGAACACTCCCGACTTGGAACGGCGCATGGGCGTTGTAAACACGTTGCGCCTCTCAGATCGCGAGGCGATCAACACAGACGCCCCGGGCTTTCTCGACGTAATCAAGTCCCTCGACGTTGCAACACCGTGTAGGCTGCTGTTGCTCGGCGCTGGGGGAACGGCACAGGCGTTCATAGTAGCGCTTGCGGACGCAGGGTTCGAAGTCGCGTGTTGGAATCGAACGCGCAAGAAAATCGACGCAGTGGTCGAACAGCGCGGCGTGTCCGCAACTGTCCTCGATGTGCCAGACCCAGATGGCTGTCAGATCATCGTCAACGCGACGTCGGCGAGCATGGCCGGAGAGAGCCTTCCCGTACTTTGGGACCAAGCGCCCGAGGGAGCCGTAGCTATCGATGTCTTCTATGCGGATGGGCCGACGGTGTTTCAGAGCGAAGCGCAGCGGTACGGTATCCAAGTCGCGTTGGACGGCAGAGCGCTGCTAGTTGCCCAGGGGGCCCGGTCGTTCGAGTGGTGGACGGGCAAATCCGCACCGCGAGAGGCTATGCTGAAAGCCGTTCAGTGA
- a CDS encoding threonylcarbamoyl-AMP synthase: MRIEKATTESIKEAARVLREGGLVVIPTETVYGLACDALNVEAVRKVYEVKGRPTENPLIVHIADFDSLGDVAESWPDACERLAERFWPGPLTLVLPRKATVPKETTGGLDTIAVRVPQHPVALDFIREVGGPIAAPSANPFMGLSPTSADAIDPQIGEGAEMVLDGGRCDVGLESTVVDLSGDHPRVLRPGGVTRAQVQAVVGGPLGHHPPPNVKASPGMYPRHYAPQAKLILVTAVADGQVGLKLQGEPCSGQIRMPLDPRAYAANLYAALRSLDQDGVREIAVEMPPESPDWEAVLDRLKKAASD, translated from the coding sequence GTGAGGATAGAGAAGGCTACTACAGAGAGTATCAAGGAGGCCGCCCGCGTCCTGCGCGAAGGGGGGCTCGTCGTGATTCCGACGGAGACCGTGTACGGACTGGCCTGTGACGCACTGAACGTTGAGGCCGTTCGCAAGGTGTACGAGGTGAAGGGGCGCCCCACGGAGAATCCGTTGATCGTTCACATTGCGGACTTTGACAGCCTCGGCGATGTCGCGGAATCTTGGCCGGACGCTTGCGAGCGGCTTGCGGAGCGGTTCTGGCCGGGGCCGCTTACGCTCGTGCTCCCACGAAAGGCAACCGTGCCGAAGGAGACGACGGGAGGACTGGATACCATCGCAGTTCGAGTTCCTCAGCACCCGGTCGCCCTCGACTTTATCCGGGAGGTTGGCGGACCGATCGCTGCCCCAAGCGCCAATCCGTTCATGGGTCTGTCGCCTACTTCAGCCGACGCGATCGATCCTCAGATCGGCGAGGGCGCAGAGATGGTTTTGGACGGTGGGCGGTGCGACGTCGGGCTCGAGAGTACGGTCGTTGATCTCTCCGGCGATCATCCGCGCGTGCTGCGGCCCGGAGGTGTCACCCGGGCTCAAGTACAGGCGGTCGTTGGCGGCCCGCTTGGCCATCACCCTCCGCCAAACGTCAAAGCTAGCCCCGGAATGTACCCTCGGCACTACGCGCCGCAGGCGAAACTCATTCTTGTGACCGCTGTAGCCGACGGCCAAGTTGGACTGAAGCTTCAAGGTGAGCCGTGCTCGGGTCAGATTCGTATGCCGCTGGACCCTCGGGCCTATGCTGCCAACCTGTACGCGGCACTGAGAAGCCTTGATCAAGACGGCGTGCGTGAAATCGCCGTGGAGATGCCGCCGGAGTCGCCGGATTGGGAGGCCGTCTTGGATCGGTTGAAGAAGGCCGCCAGCGATTAG
- a CDS encoding APC family permease, whose product MKPEETKSGGSRTGVLGRLSHRLLGSPIHRRFASHERMVIPIALAVFASDALSSTAYASEEIMHQLKAQGPGAMWYLVPISGALILLLWTVIFSYYQTINAYPKGGGSYRVSSENLGKSFGLVAGAALLIGYVLTVAVSVSAGASAIIAMAPGTHSFAVLMACSAVIGITFVNLRGAKESGAVFAPPTYSFILLIGVVIGLGVWQATMGGAERAMPEFDASATMKPLAGLFLALFLFKAFAAGCTALTGTEAIADGVMAFKAPEARNASKTIVAMGCVMSVLFGGISWAAYYFGITPMEFTDANYRPVIAQIVVEMVGEGWLFYATQVATAMILVLAANTGYADFPRLSMFIARDGYMPRQLASLGDRLVYQNGIILLAVLSIVLIVAMRADTHALLPMYAIGVFLSFTLSQAGMVRWWKKRGRTSWKKYVSLFGAIVCGAVVIVQLLTRWTEGSWITIAAIGLVMYGFIRIKRHYDYLARELNIRPGDEAVTYTTTVLLLVPRLHRGVLKAISYSRTVSDDVRAVHVILDSDSVAQVKEEWQKIGADMPLVILESPYRSLIRPILEYVDQTIEEADDPNHMVTVIVAEAVPRNRLQSLLHSNVGLFLKLALGGRRNVVISSVRYFL is encoded by the coding sequence ATGAAGCCAGAGGAAACCAAAAGCGGCGGTTCTCGCACGGGTGTCCTAGGCAGACTCAGTCACCGGCTGCTCGGCAGTCCGATACACAGACGATTCGCCAGCCACGAGCGAATGGTGATCCCGATCGCTTTGGCCGTGTTCGCCTCCGACGCCCTCTCGTCGACGGCGTACGCGAGCGAGGAGATTATGCACCAGCTCAAGGCCCAAGGGCCTGGCGCAATGTGGTATCTCGTCCCGATTTCCGGCGCGCTCATCTTGCTGCTGTGGACGGTTATCTTCAGCTACTATCAGACGATCAACGCGTATCCTAAGGGCGGCGGCTCGTACCGGGTCTCTTCAGAAAACCTCGGAAAGAGCTTCGGACTCGTTGCTGGCGCCGCTCTGCTGATCGGCTACGTACTCACCGTTGCCGTTTCCGTTTCGGCTGGAGCAAGCGCGATCATTGCCATGGCCCCCGGCACGCACAGCTTCGCGGTTCTGATGGCGTGCTCGGCGGTCATCGGGATCACATTTGTCAATTTGCGCGGTGCGAAGGAGAGCGGCGCGGTCTTTGCGCCGCCAACGTACTCTTTCATCCTCCTGATCGGCGTTGTCATCGGCCTTGGCGTTTGGCAGGCGACCATGGGCGGGGCTGAACGAGCGATGCCTGAGTTCGACGCGAGTGCGACGATGAAACCGCTGGCCGGGCTGTTCCTGGCGCTCTTTCTGTTCAAAGCGTTCGCTGCCGGCTGCACTGCGCTGACTGGGACGGAAGCGATCGCCGACGGCGTCATGGCGTTCAAGGCGCCGGAGGCGCGGAACGCCTCGAAGACGATCGTCGCCATGGGCTGCGTCATGTCCGTCCTGTTCGGAGGGATCTCCTGGGCAGCGTACTACTTCGGTATCACGCCGATGGAATTCACCGACGCCAATTACCGGCCCGTCATAGCCCAGATCGTCGTCGAGATGGTCGGCGAGGGGTGGCTGTTCTACGCTACTCAGGTCGCGACGGCCATGATCCTCGTCTTGGCCGCAAACACCGGTTACGCCGACTTCCCGCGCCTTTCGATGTTCATCGCCCGCGACGGCTATATGCCTCGGCAGCTCGCTTCGCTCGGAGACCGACTGGTCTACCAAAACGGGATCATCTTGCTGGCGGTCCTGTCAATCGTGCTGATCGTCGCGATGCGGGCCGACACACACGCGCTCTTGCCCATGTACGCGATCGGCGTGTTCTTGTCGTTCACCCTCAGTCAGGCCGGAATGGTGAGATGGTGGAAGAAGCGGGGCCGGACGTCTTGGAAGAAGTACGTGAGCCTCTTTGGCGCAATCGTGTGCGGAGCCGTCGTCATCGTGCAATTGCTGACGCGCTGGACCGAGGGTTCGTGGATAACTATAGCGGCGATCGGACTGGTGATGTACGGCTTCATTCGCATCAAACGACATTACGATTACCTCGCTCGAGAGCTGAACATTCGTCCGGGGGATGAGGCCGTCACGTACACAACAACCGTCTTGCTGTTGGTGCCCAGGCTGCACCGCGGCGTGCTCAAGGCGATTTCGTACTCGCGGACCGTTTCCGACGACGTGCGCGCGGTTCACGTCATCCTGGACTCTGACAGTGTTGCGCAAGTAAAAGAGGAGTGGCAGAAGATCGGCGCCGACATGCCGCTGGTAATATTGGAATCGCCGTATCGATCACTGATTCGACCGATACTAGAGTACGTCGATCAAACGATTGAAGAGGCAGACGACCCGAACCACATGGTGACGGTGATCGTAGCAGAGGCAGTGCCCAGGAATCGATTGCAAAGCCTGCTGCACAGCAACGTAGGACTGTTCTTGAAGCTGGCTCTCGGGGGGAGGCGGAACGTAGTGATTAGTAGCGTGAGGTACTTCCTCTAA
- a CDS encoding amidohydrolase family protein, producing MNEVVDTLGSEGFGTYEVDWSVTPPGIKRVDKQPSALVIPGFVDIHIHGAYGIDFMSASQSDMLDLCERLEEVGYEMFLPTTVTAAAADVATALSNIPDHGLIGGFHLEGPFISTEYPGAQPKEHICEAPDGPGEWDAILDDPRLKVVTIAPETPRALQLIAKLNSNGVIASMGHTNATHDEARAGFDHGAAHTTHTFNAMRPLHHREAGTVGYALLNDALRCELIYDRLHVSPEAAGLLFKSKPPGGVLAVSDSTMATGMPPGQKLNMWGMECVTGPKEVRLLSNGALAGSAITLLDAFRNLHDDFGPEIAIRACCLNPRSALRLSDPPSVYLELDKELGIVERRMMKP from the coding sequence GTGAACGAAGTCGTAGACACGTTAGGCTCAGAAGGATTCGGCACGTATGAAGTCGATTGGTCCGTAACGCCACCCGGCATAAAGCGAGTCGACAAGCAGCCTTCCGCTCTCGTGATCCCGGGTTTCGTCGATATTCACATCCACGGCGCGTACGGGATCGATTTCATGTCAGCCTCCCAGAGCGATATGCTCGATCTTTGCGAGAGGCTCGAAGAAGTCGGATACGAGATGTTCTTGCCCACGACGGTGACGGCAGCAGCAGCAGACGTTGCGACCGCGCTGTCGAACATACCAGATCATGGTCTGATCGGCGGATTCCATCTGGAAGGGCCGTTCATCAGCACGGAGTACCCTGGAGCTCAGCCAAAGGAGCACATTTGCGAAGCACCCGATGGCCCCGGCGAGTGGGATGCGATACTGGACGACCCACGGCTGAAGGTCGTCACGATCGCGCCAGAGACTCCTCGCGCCCTGCAACTGATCGCCAAGCTCAACTCCAACGGCGTCATCGCGAGCATGGGGCACACGAACGCCACGCACGACGAGGCGCGTGCGGGTTTCGACCACGGGGCAGCGCACACCACTCACACGTTCAACGCAATGCGCCCCCTCCACCACCGAGAGGCTGGCACCGTCGGTTACGCGCTGCTCAACGACGCGCTGCGGTGCGAGCTCATTTACGACCGGCTGCACGTGTCCCCCGAGGCGGCAGGGCTTCTGTTCAAGAGCAAGCCGCCTGGCGGGGTCCTTGCTGTCAGCGACAGTACAATGGCGACCGGCATGCCACCTGGCCAAAAACTGAACATGTGGGGAATGGAGTGCGTCACTGGCCCAAAAGAGGTGAGGTTGCTGTCGAACGGCGCGCTAGCGGGCAGCGCCATCACGCTCCTTGATGCATTCCGCAACCTGCACGACGACTTCGGCCCGGAAATCGCGATACGCGCGTGCTGCCTGAACCCTAGGTCTGCGCTGAGGCTTAGCGATCCGCCGAGTGTGTACTTGGAACTGGACAAAGAGCTGGGAATCGTCGAGCGCCGAATGATGAAACCATGA
- the dprA gene encoding DNA-protecting protein DprA produces the protein MRSHRYVSDGARQKMQKIDPELLEKSVRSGVHIVTEESYGPDLLAIQNRPPAMFAWGDASVLQRPMIAVIGTRAATTYGKAVARKFAGAFARSGAVVLSGGALGIDAQAHEGALEAGGPTIAVLANGVEHAQPPKNKPLFNRIRESGCLVSPFAVGMPALEYCFPIRNSLIAAMAKAVLLVEAPERSGASMACTAAAELGRPVYVVPGTIDMPHFRGSHNMIRDGATLVYHPDQVLEDLQLEPLGEEPVERDLTSVQQSIVDVLSANPQPADVIVSELGLESPEILSELTLMELDGVVVKTELGYSIKP, from the coding sequence TTGAGATCACATAGGTATGTCAGCGACGGCGCCCGCCAGAAGATGCAGAAGATCGATCCCGAACTGCTGGAGAAGTCGGTGCGCTCAGGGGTGCACATCGTCACAGAAGAGTCGTACGGGCCGGACCTGCTCGCCATACAAAACCGTCCGCCGGCGATGTTTGCTTGGGGCGACGCCTCGGTCCTACAGCGGCCAATGATCGCCGTCATCGGCACAAGGGCTGCCACAACGTACGGCAAAGCTGTTGCTCGAAAATTCGCCGGCGCGTTTGCGCGCTCCGGTGCGGTCGTTCTCAGCGGCGGCGCCCTGGGCATCGACGCGCAAGCGCACGAGGGCGCCTTGGAAGCAGGCGGACCAACGATCGCGGTCCTCGCCAACGGCGTGGAACACGCTCAACCCCCGAAGAACAAGCCGCTGTTCAATAGAATCCGAGAGTCCGGATGCCTGGTCAGTCCGTTCGCCGTCGGCATGCCTGCCCTGGAGTACTGCTTCCCGATCAGGAATAGCCTGATCGCTGCCATGGCGAAGGCCGTTCTACTGGTCGAAGCGCCCGAAAGGTCGGGCGCGTCCATGGCGTGCACCGCCGCAGCAGAGCTGGGGCGCCCGGTCTACGTCGTGCCAGGCACGATCGACATGCCGCACTTCCGCGGATCGCACAACATGATTCGCGACGGAGCGACGCTCGTCTACCATCCGGATCAAGTCTTGGAGGATCTGCAACTTGAGCCGCTCGGAGAGGAACCGGTCGAACGGGACTTGACAAGCGTGCAGCAAAGCATCGTCGACGTCCTGTCGGCAAATCCGCAGCCTGCGGACGTGATCGTCAGCGAGCTTGGGCTGGAGTCACCCGAGATTCTCTCCGAGTTGACGCTGATGGAGTTGGACGGGGTGGTTGTAAAAACGGAACTAGGGTATTCAATCAAGCCGTGA